In Pyrus communis chromosome 8, drPyrComm1.1, whole genome shotgun sequence, one genomic interval encodes:
- the LOC137742811 gene encoding uncharacterized protein, with protein MKAFSTLLKLKDSNTFKWREEHQTDFTQIKVFLTMPPVLVLPRHGRPLKLYISAADKSIGCLLVQDNDDGREQAIFYLSRNLNSPEINYSPVEKLCLALFFAASKLRHYMLPSVTQVIAQTDVIRYMLTQPIVKGRIRKWIMVLSKFSLHSVDIGLVKTRDNYWMMHFDGSSTSTSAGVDIVIQSPDHYRWYFSLKLDFSCTNNQAEYEALIIGLNVLHDLRAARVLVLEENIVTRFDVPEMIITNNGTIFTADRFKEYTANLSIRLEQSTLYYP; from the exons ATGAAAGCATTTTCTACgctcttgaaacttaaggaCTCAAATACGTTTAAGTGGCGCGAAGAACATCAAACGGATTTCACGCAAATCAAGGTCTTCCTTACCATGCCACCAGTACTAGTACTACCTCGCCACGGTAGGCCTCTCAAACTGTACATTTCAGCAGCCGACAAGTCCATCGGTTGCCTCCTCGTGCAAGATAACGATGAtgggcgtgaacaagctatcttttatctcaGCCGGAATCTGAATTCGCCTGAGATCAATTATTCACCCGTCGAGAAACTTTGCTTGGCTTTGTTTTTCGCCGCGTCCAAACTTAgacattacatgctcccatcagttacacaggtcatcgcccaaacagatgttattcgttacatgcttACTCAACCCATCGTAAAAGGCCGAATTAGGAAATGGATAATGGTATTATCAAAGTTCAGTTTGCA CTCAGTCGACATCGGTTTAGTCAAAACACGAGACAACTACTGGAtgatgcattttgatggttctagCACCTCAACCTCGGCTGGTGTTGATATCGTCATTCAATCTCCTGACCACTACCGATGGTATttctctctcaagttagatttcagctgtacaaataatcaggccgagtatgaagctCTCATCATCGGCCTTAACGTCCTTCACGACTTAAGAGCAGCCCGTGTcctcgtccttg aggaaaatattgtgaccagattcgatGTGCCAGAAATGATCATAACCAACAATGGCACAATCTTCACAGCTGATAGGTTTAAGGAATACACGGCGAATCTGAGTATTCGACTTGAGCAGTCTACGTTGTACTACCCATAG